Sequence from the Hamadaea flava genome:
GAGGCGCTTGCCCCGCACGCGGCCGCGGCGATGATCCAGACGCTGGCCGGCCTCGACCTCGACGTCTGCGTCGTCACCGGCGACAACATCGACAACGCCCAGACCAACGAACTGTCGGCGTATCTCGCGCTGCTCGACGGCGGCCGGGTCGAGCTGAGCCCGCACGGCTACCACGGGCCGCAACGCCTGGACTGGGCCGACCCCTGGTATTGGCAGCCAGACCCCGGCGACGACCGGTACAAGCAGTTGTGGGGCTATCCCACCCATCCGGGTCTGCTGGAGGCTGCCACCACCGCGTTCACCGTACCGGGTCTGGGCCATCCGTGGCTGGCCTGCCTGGGCAACCACGATCTGCTCGTCGGCGGCTCCGCCGCGACCGGACCAGGGCGAGCCACGCTCGCCGCACTGGCGACCGGCGACGGCAAACCGATCGCGTTGCCCGATCCCGAGACACGGCAGGCCCTGCAACAGTTCCTCGCCGATCCGATGACGCTGCTGTCCGGTCCCACCCGGACGGTGCCGGCCGTGCCCGGCCGCGCGTTCGCCTCGGCGGCCGATTTCGTGCTCGCTCACCGGCATCCCGACGCAAGGCCGACCGGGCACGGCTTCACCGCCGCCAACGAACGCGACGGCACCGCCTACTACAGCTACGACCCCGTGCCGGGGCTGCGGATCGTCGTGCTCAACACCGACAATCCGCACGGGCACTGGGACGGCAGCATCGACAAGCCGCAACTGGACTGGCTCGCCGACCAGCTCCGAGCCCAAGGCCCGGACGATCCGCTGATC
This genomic interval carries:
- a CDS encoding metallophosphoesterase family protein, translating into MTVERTLAVGDVAGNGTAAPYHRLRSAPGEVHSTRTDFVPGPAPSGGSTVIATLGHLTDLHIVDPGTPARLDFAMRTGAGADGWGGLVDWVFRPHEALAPHAAAAMIQTLAGLDLDVCVVTGDNIDNAQTNELSAYLALLDGGRVELSPHGYHGPQRLDWADPWYWQPDPGDDRYKQLWGYPTHPGLLEAATTAFTVPGLGHPWLACLGNHDLLVGGSAATGPGRATLAALATGDGKPIALPDPETRQALQQFLADPMTLLSGPTRTVPAVPGRAFASAADFVLAHRHPDARPTGHGFTAANERDGTAYYSYDPVPGLRIVVLNTDNPHGHWDGSIDKPQLDWLADQLRAQGPDDPLIVLASHHATSSLRNGYGVCPDHPGERAYADELLRLAVGCRNVILWLNGHHHANRIVAHHRGDGGGFYEVTTAAIADWPVQARTLQIARERDGGVCITSTLIDHVAPAVPGADRYTSNWLASLHRELAYNDAVRAGRTGAVGGALDRNVRLRLPARS